One part of the Microcoleus sp. FACHB-831 genome encodes these proteins:
- a CDS encoding bifunctional 2-polyprenyl-6-hydroxyphenol methylase/3-demethylubiquinol 3-O-methyltransferase UbiG: protein MSEQLELKTPANTSLPLITERSLVNQIMEARLNTRIFPRGEIIMPCVPAFLENYVQRLEKLFDSLGKRFTPEEMTHLRGILEPKLQQGFALSPHSNIVFRYEPNKPPALGISYNVGVATSSVADQYNSWVETREPPLFGSHPDAKVMDVAAKIEGSPAKVKILDVGAGTGRNTLPLARLGYKLEVLELTPAFVEQLQKAAEEENLTVKAMQGDILDPLVRLRPSNYQLVICVEVVASHFRDADQLRLLLAKMCDYLCKGGLFLFSAFIAVDGYDPDQIVREMSQIVWSTIFTNAELNSALEDLPLELISNESVFDYERDRLPQEAWPPTGWFNNWAKGRDLFPIENGEPPMELRWILCKRV from the coding sequence ATGAGCGAGCAACTGGAGTTGAAAACACCCGCAAATACTAGCCTACCGTTGATAACAGAGCGATCGCTCGTAAATCAGATTATGGAAGCGCGGCTCAATACGCGCATATTTCCTCGCGGGGAAATAATCATGCCTTGCGTGCCAGCTTTTCTGGAAAATTACGTCCAGCGGTTGGAAAAGTTATTTGATTCTTTAGGCAAAAGATTTACACCAGAAGAAATGACCCATCTGCGGGGTATCTTAGAACCTAAACTGCAACAGGGCTTTGCACTTAGCCCGCATTCAAATATAGTATTTCGCTATGAGCCAAATAAACCCCCTGCGTTAGGCATTTCTTACAACGTAGGCGTAGCAACTTCTTCAGTTGCCGATCAGTACAATAGTTGGGTAGAAACTAGAGAACCCCCCTTATTTGGCAGTCATCCAGATGCTAAAGTTATGGACGTTGCAGCCAAAATAGAGGGAAGCCCTGCGAAGGTAAAGATTTTAGACGTGGGCGCAGGAACGGGCAGAAACACGCTACCACTCGCGAGATTGGGTTATAAACTTGAGGTGTTAGAACTTACCCCTGCCTTTGTTGAGCAATTGCAAAAGGCAGCAGAGGAAGAGAATTTAACAGTGAAAGCCATGCAAGGAGATATTTTAGATCCTTTAGTGCGGCTGCGCCCATCTAATTATCAATTAGTGATTTGTGTAGAAGTCGTTGCATCTCATTTTAGAGATGCGGATCAGCTGCGATTGTTGCTAGCAAAAATGTGCGATTACCTCTGCAAAGGGGGGTTATTCTTGTTCAGCGCATTTATAGCAGTTGATGGATACGATCCAGATCAAATTGTGAGAGAAATGTCACAAATAGTCTGGTCTACAATATTTACAAATGCGGAGTTAAACTCGGCGCTGGAGGATCTGCCGCTAGAGCTGATATCAAACGAGTCAGTGTTTGATTACGAACGCGATCGCCTCCCCCAAGAAGCATGGCCTCCGACTGGGTGGTTTAATAACTGGGCAAAAGGTCGAGATTTATTCCCGATTGAGAACGGAGAACCACCAATGGAATTGCGCTGGATACTCTGCAAGCGCGTTTAA
- a CDS encoding DUF58 domain-containing protein translates to MVPSRRAYLLLLLGMAIAIALADIWSVSIAIIATLLFDVAILGLMFVDGLRSRQQRVAISRNPLGRLSIGRENPVSILVESGNHPAQIKIRDYYPSDFWTPSEGTHQASLPANSTKELTYTVCPIQRGEFSWGDIQVRQLSPWGLAWDDWKVPSSNKVAVYPDLLALRQLSIRLTLQNSGSIRQARRMGIGTEFAEMREYRMGDDPRFIDWKATARRWGATPAASLQVRVLEPEQEQTLIILLDRGRLMTSRVQGLKRFDWGLNATLSLALAGLNRGDKVGVGVFDREVTTWIPPERGQHHLGKLIDRLTPIQPVLLEPDYVGAVTKLVTQQTRRALVVVITDIVDSTASAELLAALARLTPRYLPFCVTLRDPLVDQQAHTTLESPLKNEGGIEAAYSRAVALDLLAQRQVAFAQLKQKGVLVLDAPANQISEQIVDRYLRLKARNQL, encoded by the coding sequence ATGGTTCCCTCCAGACGAGCTTATTTACTATTATTGCTAGGGATGGCGATCGCAATAGCCTTAGCAGATATTTGGAGCGTGTCGATAGCCATTATCGCCACTTTGCTATTTGATGTCGCCATATTAGGATTGATGTTTGTCGATGGGTTACGCAGTCGCCAACAGCGCGTCGCCATCAGCCGCAATCCTCTGGGGCGATTGTCGATAGGGCGAGAAAATCCAGTCTCGATATTGGTGGAATCGGGAAACCACCCAGCGCAAATTAAAATCCGCGACTACTACCCATCTGATTTTTGGACACCAAGCGAGGGAACCCACCAAGCTTCCTTACCTGCAAACAGCACTAAAGAATTAACTTATACGGTCTGTCCCATCCAGAGGGGCGAGTTTTCATGGGGCGATATTCAAGTACGGCAACTCAGCCCTTGGGGCTTGGCTTGGGATGACTGGAAAGTGCCATCGAGTAATAAAGTTGCAGTTTATCCAGACTTATTGGCACTGCGACAATTGTCCATTCGGCTGACCTTGCAAAACAGCGGTAGCATACGCCAAGCACGACGTATGGGAATCGGCACCGAGTTTGCCGAAATGCGAGAATATCGCATGGGTGACGACCCCCGCTTTATTGATTGGAAAGCCACTGCCCGCAGATGGGGCGCAACACCAGCAGCCTCGCTACAAGTGCGCGTGTTAGAGCCAGAACAAGAGCAAACTTTGATTATTTTGCTCGACAGAGGGCGTCTGATGACATCGCGAGTGCAGGGGTTGAAGCGTTTTGATTGGGGTCTGAATGCTACTCTCTCCCTCGCACTAGCTGGGTTGAATCGCGGCGATAAGGTGGGTGTCGGTGTCTTTGACCGCGAAGTAACAACCTGGATTCCCCCTGAACGCGGTCAACATCATTTGGGCAAACTTATTGACCGACTTACGCCTATTCAGCCAGTGCTGTTAGAGCCAGATTATGTCGGTGCTGTGACTAAGCTAGTGACCCAGCAAACTCGTCGCGCCCTAGTGGTGGTGATTACGGATATTGTGGATAGCACCGCCTCAGCCGAACTCCTAGCGGCACTGGCGAGGCTGACGCCACGCTATTTACCTTTTTGTGTCACCTTGCGCGATCCCCTCGTTGACCAACAGGCTCACACTACTTTGGAATCACCCCTTAAAAATGAGGGCGGGATCGAAGCTGCATACAGCCGTGCTGTTGCGTTAGATTTACTAGCCCAGCGCCAGGTTGCCTTTGCCCAGCTTAAGCAAAAAGGCGTTTTGGTATTGGATGCACCCGCAAATCAGATTAGCGAACAGATTGTAGACAGATATCTGCGACTGAAGGCTCGAAATCAGCTATAG
- a CDS encoding DUF975 domain-containing protein, with product MSQSSIRPLSVGNVVSASIRLYRSHLKSYFQLALTAHFWLLVPVYGWAKFSAISALISRLVFAELVDQPESESTARTHVNSRMWDFFVAGILVSLIIGGAFFGSYLALIILGLLAAVIVSAVGQQTPVVLTLVGLLAIAGLIALIIGIIRLYSRLAIAEVPLAIENNVTATSTISRSWDLTKGSVGRLQLIVFVAFLISLPLQIVVYVITNALPLAFPKLIEQSPIFSIIFFVLVITLNFASGAAIMPFWQAIKAVIYYDLRSRREGLGLKLRDRNDMV from the coding sequence ATGTCTCAGAGTTCTATACGACCCCTCAGTGTCGGTAATGTAGTTAGTGCTAGCATTCGGCTTTATCGCTCTCATCTCAAAAGTTATTTTCAGCTGGCTCTAACTGCCCATTTTTGGCTCTTAGTGCCTGTCTATGGCTGGGCTAAATTCTCTGCTATTTCTGCACTAATATCGCGTTTGGTATTCGCCGAATTGGTCGATCAACCCGAAAGTGAAAGTACCGCTCGCACTCATGTGAATTCCAGAATGTGGGATTTCTTCGTTGCAGGTATCTTAGTATCTTTGATAATTGGCGGTGCTTTTTTTGGTTCCTACTTAGCTCTCATTATTCTTGGTCTTTTAGCAGCGGTAATTGTAAGTGCAGTGGGCCAGCAGACTCCAGTAGTATTAACACTTGTAGGTTTGTTAGCAATTGCTGGGTTGATTGCTTTAATTATTGGTATAATCCGGCTCTACTCGCGCTTGGCGATCGCTGAAGTGCCTTTGGCGATAGAAAACAATGTAACTGCAACGTCAACTATTAGCCGGAGCTGGGATTTAACTAAAGGATCTGTAGGGCGCCTTCAATTGATAGTATTCGTAGCGTTTTTGATCTCACTGCCTCTACAAATTGTCGTTTATGTTATCACAAATGCACTTCCGTTGGCTTTTCCGAAACTTATCGAACAATCTCCTATTTTCTCAATTATCTTTTTTGTGCTTGTAATAACTCTGAATTTTGCTAGCGGTGCAGCAATAATGCCATTTTGGCAAGCTATTAAGGCTGTTATCTACTATGACCTCCGCAGTCGTCGGGAAGGGTTAGGCTTAAAATTGCGCGATCGCAACGATATGGTGTAA
- a CDS encoding RDD family protein, with protein sequence MHFFNRVTLQTPESVELEFLLAGIGNRAYALLIDYLILGFTSIAFLIVRAMFYAPLLDLSTGIFGDEKVAELWLQAIAILITFFIYTGYFVFFEVLWQGQTPGKRYAKIRVIRDDGRRVSIQQATLRSLLRPIDDTFGTFLIGSLLIMLGKREKRLGDMVAGTLVVQEEYMVAAATFPISSQAQELAAQLPQIANIPQLLPDDFATVREYLQRRTAMEPKAKADLSLNLARQVREIISLEKLPAGLTPDIFLEAVYLAYQQQSSAS encoded by the coding sequence ATGCACTTTTTTAATCGAGTCACGCTACAAACTCCAGAAAGTGTAGAACTAGAGTTTCTACTGGCAGGTATTGGCAATCGCGCTTATGCCTTGTTGATTGATTATCTTATTTTGGGTTTTACCTCAATTGCATTTTTGATTGTCAGAGCAATGTTTTATGCACCATTGCTAGATTTATCAACTGGAATATTTGGCGATGAAAAAGTTGCAGAACTTTGGTTGCAGGCGATCGCTATATTAATAACGTTCTTTATCTACACGGGTTACTTTGTATTTTTTGAGGTGTTGTGGCAGGGGCAAACACCGGGCAAACGCTATGCTAAAATTCGCGTAATTCGCGACGACGGACGGCGAGTAAGCATCCAACAAGCGACGCTGCGATCGCTACTTCGACCGATTGATGACACCTTTGGTACTTTCTTAATAGGCTCCTTGTTAATTATGTTGGGCAAGCGGGAAAAGCGACTGGGAGATATGGTGGCGGGAACCCTTGTTGTTCAAGAAGAATATATGGTTGCCGCCGCAACTTTCCCAATTTCTTCACAAGCTCAAGAGTTGGCTGCCCAGTTGCCACAAATCGCCAACATACCACAGTTGCTACCCGATGACTTTGCTACAGTTCGCGAGTATTTGCAACGACGGACAGCAATGGAACCCAAAGCAAAAGCTGATTTGAGTCTCAATCTGGCTCGTCAAGTTAGAGAAATTATTTCCCTCGAAAAGCTACCAGCAGGTTTGACGCCCGATATCTTTTTAGAAGCGGTATATCTCGCCTACCAGCAGCAATCATCCGCCTCTTGA
- a CDS encoding MoxR family ATPase has protein sequence MTEANDILNRLGQALNRVVVGQATLVQQLLVALLAGGHVILEGVPGTGKTLTVKVLAQLVQAEFRRVQLTPDILPSDIIGTNIFDLNTRQFTLKKGPIFTQVLLADEINRTPPKTQSALLEAMEEQQVTLDGESLPLSPLFWVIATQNPLEFEGTYPLPEAQLDRFLFKLIVDYPDPAAEKQMLLNRQSGFQAKRGDLGRLKPMATVEQILQARQEVSAVALSDAVLDYLLALVQRSRKHPDLALGASPRSAVAWLQTSKAHAWLNGKNYVTPDDVKAVAPPLLRHRLILKPEAQLDGLQIESVISSLLNQVPVPR, from the coding sequence TCGACTGGGGCAAGCTCTCAACCGAGTTGTCGTCGGTCAAGCCACTCTAGTACAGCAGCTATTGGTTGCATTGCTGGCTGGCGGTCATGTAATTTTGGAGGGCGTTCCGGGAACGGGAAAAACTCTCACAGTCAAAGTTTTAGCGCAGCTAGTGCAGGCAGAGTTTAGACGGGTTCAGCTAACACCGGATATTTTGCCATCTGATATTATCGGTACTAATATTTTCGACTTGAATACTCGCCAGTTTACGCTCAAAAAAGGCCCTATATTTACTCAAGTGTTGCTGGCTGATGAAATTAATCGGACACCGCCTAAAACTCAGTCCGCCCTACTCGAAGCGATGGAGGAACAGCAGGTAACGCTCGATGGCGAGAGCCTGCCTTTATCGCCACTATTTTGGGTTATTGCTACGCAAAACCCTCTGGAATTTGAGGGTACTTATCCTCTACCAGAAGCTCAGTTAGACAGGTTTTTATTCAAGCTAATTGTTGATTATCCTGACCCTGCTGCTGAAAAGCAAATGTTGCTCAATCGTCAAAGCGGATTTCAAGCAAAACGCGGGGATTTAGGGCGTCTTAAACCAATGGCGACAGTTGAGCAAATTTTGCAGGCTCGTCAGGAAGTCAGTGCTGTGGCGCTGTCAGATGCAGTACTGGATTATTTATTAGCTTTAGTGCAGCGCAGTCGCAAACATCCCGATCTCGCTTTGGGTGCATCTCCCCGTTCAGCTGTTGCTTGGCTGCAAACAAGCAAGGCTCATGCATGGCTGAATGGCAAAAATTATGTAACGCCAGATGATGTTAAGGCTGTGGCGCCTCCCTTGCTACGTCATCGACTAATCCTGAAACCTGAAGCACAGCTAGATGGTTTGCAGATTGAAAGTGTTATTTCCTCATTACTGAATCAAGTGCCAGTGCCAAGGTAA
- a CDS encoding family 2 glycosyl transferase — translation MSWEVRIQYSNGTEQVLRSCKNRETALRYIDALYSQGYPLHVAFIVCPIVSDYPSLQLV, via the coding sequence ATGAGTTGGGAAGTACGCATCCAATACTCCAACGGCACTGAGCAGGTTCTGCGTTCGTGCAAAAATAGGGAAACAGCCCTGCGGTACATAGATGCGCTGTACTCGCAGGGCTATCCCCTTCACGTTGCTTTTATTGTCTGTCCCATCGTCTCAGATTACCCATCGCTCCAGCTTGTCTAA
- a CDS encoding glycerophosphoryl diester phosphodiesterase membrane domain-containing protein encodes MITIVAAIIFAVLGWITLRLFIGDLPLAIEKNITLREAVSRSWQLTKGYLGHIQAIQALYILVLVPLLMLTTTISIVLFYPLVRILPVSLYFFIPWVAGISTGFLIGVIAIPPWQAIKAVFYYEVRNYKEGLGLELRDRER; translated from the coding sequence GTGATAACTATTGTAGCGGCAATCATTTTTGCTGTTTTGGGTTGGATTACCTTACGGCTTTTTATTGGCGACTTACCGTTGGCAATAGAAAAAAATATCACTTTAAGAGAAGCGGTTAGCCGCAGTTGGCAGTTAACAAAGGGATATCTAGGCCATATTCAAGCGATCCAAGCGCTTTATATATTAGTCCTAGTACCTTTACTCATGCTTACTACAACCATCAGTATCGTACTTTTCTACCCTTTAGTAAGAATTTTACCTGTGTCTCTTTACTTCTTTATTCCTTGGGTAGCAGGGATAAGTACGGGATTTTTGATAGGCGTAATTGCAATACCGCCCTGGCAAGCGATAAAAGCGGTTTTCTACTATGAAGTCCGCAATTACAAGGAGGGATTAGGTTTGGAGTTGCGCGATCGCGAGCGATAA
- a CDS encoding geranylgeranyl reductase family protein: protein MFDCIIVGAGPAGGTAAYHLAKRGHSVLVLEKESLPRYKPCGGGVSPAVQEWFDFDFSPAISVKVNSLRYTWKMEDPVDVQLQEIEPIWMVRRDIFDHFLIQQAQKQGAELRDNTEVTGIEFKSDRWQVNTANGPVEGRYIIAADGAKGPMAKWLGFKERKRRLAGALEVETPAPANTDPKIYFEFGMVKNGYIWNFPKADGYSIGVGTFRGGEPQDFKSILSEYGQMFGIDVNASKQYGHPLCLWDGDQKLHTQNAVLAGEAACVVDPMTAEGIRPSMFSGLKASEAIAAALGGDKNALEKYTKVMTEEWGTDMKWAQRLAGAFYQFPKIGYKAGVKIPTASVTMAKILCGEMRYSEAVSYALKRLSSGLIPGRG, encoded by the coding sequence ATGTTTGACTGCATTATTGTCGGTGCTGGCCCAGCAGGCGGAACTGCCGCCTATCATCTAGCCAAGCGGGGGCACTCGGTTTTAGTTCTGGAAAAAGAATCCCTGCCTCGCTACAAACCGTGTGGCGGTGGGGTGTCTCCAGCTGTGCAAGAGTGGTTCGATTTTGACTTTTCCCCAGCTATATCAGTCAAAGTAAACTCGCTTCGCTACACCTGGAAGATGGAAGATCCAGTAGACGTGCAACTCCAAGAAATAGAGCCGATATGGATGGTGCGGCGAGATATTTTCGACCACTTTCTCATCCAGCAAGCCCAGAAACAGGGAGCTGAACTGCGAGACAACACAGAAGTTACAGGGATTGAGTTCAAGAGCGATCGCTGGCAAGTAAATACAGCTAACGGCCCGGTAGAAGGTCGTTATATAATTGCCGCCGACGGTGCTAAGGGGCCAATGGCCAAGTGGCTGGGATTTAAGGAACGCAAAAGGCGTCTGGCGGGAGCATTAGAAGTAGAAACACCAGCACCAGCTAATACCGACCCGAAAATCTACTTTGAGTTTGGCATGGTCAAAAATGGCTACATCTGGAACTTCCCCAAAGCTGATGGGTATTCCATCGGCGTGGGTACGTTCCGAGGTGGAGAACCCCAAGATTTTAAGAGCATTCTGAGCGAGTACGGGCAGATGTTTGGCATTGATGTAAATGCCAGCAAGCAGTACGGGCATCCTCTTTGCTTGTGGGACGGGGATCAAAAGCTGCATACGCAAAATGCGGTTTTAGCGGGAGAAGCTGCCTGCGTGGTCGATCCTATGACCGCTGAGGGGATTCGTCCTTCGATGTTTAGCGGATTGAAGGCGTCAGAAGCGATCGCGGCTGCTCTTGGTGGCGATAAAAATGCTCTGGAAAAATACACCAAAGTGATGACCGAAGAGTGGGGCACTGACATGAAGTGGGCACAACGCTTAGCCGGAGCGTTCTACCAGTTTCCCAAAATTGGCTACAAAGCTGGTGTCAAAATACCAACCGCCAGCGTAACTATGGCCAAGATCCTCTGTGGTGAAATGCGTTACTCAGAGGCGGTCAGCTACGCCCTCAAGCGCCTCAGCAGTGGTTTAATACCTGGTAGAGGCTAA
- a CDS encoding stage II sporulation protein M has product MNIQRWIARREPNWKRLDALLRQVEKTGLKSLKASELKELASLYRSVSADLARARTQQVGNTIVQELQILTSRCYNQIYQGSRRQEWRQVADFYLWDFPSTVQQSWVYIAVATTLFLIGCLVAWWYSWQDPAFMSLLVPESLIKMVRDDRKLWMGSIVGVEPLASSQIMTNNLSVSFAAVAGGITAGAYTTFILVYNGLSIGAIATLVGQNNLAYPFWAFVFPHGSLELPAIFFAGGAGLLIARAILLPGKYRRADALRFYGAQASQLVFGIVPMLIIAGIIEGFFSPSRAIPDLLKYAVGIGLFTALLMYCSRQRPNATK; this is encoded by the coding sequence ATGAATATTCAACGTTGGATTGCACGGCGGGAACCCAACTGGAAACGTCTTGATGCGCTGTTAAGGCAAGTTGAAAAAACAGGGCTTAAGTCTCTAAAAGCTTCCGAACTAAAAGAATTAGCCAGTTTATATCGTTCTGTCTCCGCAGATCTAGCACGGGCGCGGACTCAGCAGGTGGGCAATACCATAGTGCAAGAGCTGCAAATTCTCACATCTCGCTGCTATAACCAAATTTACCAAGGTTCGCGGCGACAAGAATGGCGGCAGGTGGCAGATTTCTACCTCTGGGATTTTCCTTCCACCGTACAGCAGTCATGGGTGTATATTGCCGTTGCGACAACGCTGTTCCTAATAGGATGCCTTGTTGCTTGGTGGTATTCTTGGCAAGATCCTGCCTTTATGTCGCTGCTCGTACCGGAAAGCCTAATTAAAATGGTGCGAGACGATCGTAAATTATGGATGGGGTCGATTGTGGGTGTTGAACCGCTGGCATCGTCCCAGATTATGACTAATAATTTGTCGGTGTCTTTTGCTGCTGTTGCTGGGGGAATAACAGCTGGGGCATATACTACTTTTATATTGGTATATAACGGGCTGAGTATCGGCGCGATCGCTACTCTCGTCGGTCAAAATAATCTTGCTTATCCCTTCTGGGCTTTTGTTTTTCCTCACGGTTCTCTAGAATTACCAGCAATCTTCTTTGCTGGCGGTGCGGGTTTGCTAATTGCTAGAGCTATTCTCTTACCCGGTAAATACCGCCGCGCAGATGCGTTGCGCTTTTATGGCGCACAGGCATCACAACTCGTATTTGGGATTGTGCCAATGTTGATAATTGCAGGTATTATTGAAGGCTTTTTCTCACCCAGTCGCGCGATTCCAGACCTATTAAAGTACGCAGTTGGGATTGGATTGTTTACTGCTCTACTGATGTATTGCAGCCGTCAGCGACCCAACGCTACCAAATAG